A window of the Brassica oleracea var. oleracea cultivar TO1000 chromosome C1, BOL, whole genome shotgun sequence genome harbors these coding sequences:
- the LOC106340967 gene encoding glutathione S-transferase T3-like, whose translation MDSNPSTGTSKFVELLNSQQTVSFGNFEDSVELSSSQVPLRGSVANEASNFAGDSGAERCQRRAWTPTDDVVLISSWLNTSKDPVVGNEQKSTGFWKKIAAYFAASPLVAGGREREAGHCKQRWHRINDLVSKFCGAYEAATREKTSGQNENDVLKLAHQIFYNNYNKRFTLEHAWKELRHDQKWCELATAKNGETMKKRKGKEGGETESSQATENKRPIGVKAAKKASHKPVVDDSRLSLLGSLMDKKERLSKMSLLESLIEKKEPLAEYEECLKKQLINELF comes from the coding sequence ATGGATTCTAATCCTTCCACTGGAACTAGCAAGTTTGTTGAACTACTTAATAGTCAACAAACAGTTTCCTTTGGTAACTTTGAAGATAGTGTTGAACTATCTTCATCACAAGTTCCATTACGAGGAAGTGTAGCAAACGAAGCTTCAAACTTTGCTGGAGACAGTGGTGCAGAGCGTTGCCAACGACGGGCATGGACACCAACGGATGATGTTGTCCTGATCAGCTCGTGGTTAAACACGAGCAAGGATCCTGTGGTTGGCAACGAGCAAAAGTCCACGGGTTTTTGGAAAAAGATTGCTGCTTATTTCGCGGCAAGTCCTCTGGTTGCTGGCGGCAGAGAGAGAGAGGCAGGACACTGCAAGCAACGATGGCATAGGATCAATGACCTCGTCTCCAAGTTCTGTGGAGCTTATGAAGCGGCTACTAGAGAAAAAACTAGTGGCCAAAATGAGAACGATGTTTTGAAGCTTGCTCATCAGATATTCTACAACAACTACAACAAGAGGTTTACACTTGAACACGCTTGGAAGGAATTGAGGCACGACCAGAAGTGGTGCGAGTTGGCCACTGCTAAAAACGGAGAGACCATGAAGAAGAGGAAGGGTAAGGAGGGTGGAGAGACTGAGAGTTCTCAAGCGACCGAGAACAAGCGTCCCATTGGTGTGAAGGCCGCAAAGAAAGCTTCTCACAAGCCGGTGGTAGATGATAGTAGACTGAGTCTGCTTGGGAGTCTCATGGACAAAAAGGAACGGTTGTCTAAGATGAGTCTGCTTGAGAGTCTCATTGAAAAAAAGGAACCCCTAGCGGAGTATGAAGAATGCCTCAAGAAGCAGCTCATAAATGAGTTGTTCTAA
- the LOC106302352 gene encoding LOW QUALITY PROTEIN: F-box/kelch-repeat protein At3g04660 (The sequence of the model RefSeq protein was modified relative to this genomic sequence to represent the inferred CDS: inserted 1 base in 1 codon), whose amino-acid sequence MKRVKRSKKRDERIVNDPFKKLPNDLNVEILMKMPPRSIARLRFASKHLSSIILDKEFTKLYMTRSSTQPRHLISVHRGGSSMQMQRFHSLSQDHPSFSNHEKVSYKLDPNLPYEFTPPVRGLICGRNGTKMMVGNPSTGQFLTLPRVKTTRRGIISFFGYDPVNDVYKVLCMTILQGRQRRGSKVVSEEHQVYTLAQRKWRMIECKHPHLPHPCVITKGICINGIXYYYAWIKNEASLISFDLISEEFNAIKLPEDIPCVVNYTGKVAITSWPTRNGEVHLWILEDANKQEWSKVSIVVPSWIDLIDIHHGYRFRGTLSTGELIFSPWTLPINPLYFISYNLKENIAKKVVVEELEEPYVSREVYFDHVESPMFCQM is encoded by the exons ATGAAAAGGGTCAAGAGGTCTAAGAAACGAGACGAAAGGATTGTAAACGATCCGTTTAAGAAGCTTCCTAATGACCTGAACGTAGAGATTCTCATGAAAATGCCGCCGAGATCCATAGCCAGGCTCCGTTTCGCTTCTAAACACTTGTCATCCATAATCCTTGACAAAGAGTTCACCAAGTTGTACATGACTAGATCTTCGACTCAGCCGCGTCATCTTATCTCAGTACACCGTGGCGGCAGCAGCATGCAGATGCAGCGCTTTCACTCCTTGTCTCAAGACCATCCGTCGTTTTCTAATCATGAAAAGGTTAGCTATAAACTAGATCCGAATCTACCGTATGAATTTACTCCACCTGTTCGCGGCTTGATCTGCGGTCGGAACGGTACCAAGATGATGGTCGGAAACCCTAGCACGGGCCAGTTCTTAACGTTACCTAGAGTCAAAACTACAAGAAGAGGTATAATATCCTTTTTTGGGTATGATCCAGTGAATGATGTATACAAAGTGTTGTGCATGACGATACTACAAGGTCGTCAAAGACGTGGATCAAAAGTTGTGTCGGAGGAGCATCAAGTATACACTCTAGCCCAACGAAAATGGAGAATGATTGAATGTAAGCATCCTCATCTTCCTCATCCTTGTGTTATTACTAAAGGGATATGCATAAATGGGA TGTATTATTATGCTTGGATAAAAAATGAAGCATCCTTGATAAGCTTCGATCTGATATCTGAAGAGTTTAATGCCATTAAGTTACCTGAGGATATCCCATGTGTAGTGAACTACACTGGAAAGGTAGCTATAACGAGTTGGCCTACCCGTAACGGTGAAGTTCACTTATGGATTCTAGAAGATGCCAATAAACAAGAATGGTCAAAAGTTTCAATTGTTGTTCCTTCTTGGATAGATTTAATAGACATTCATCATGGATACAGATTCAGGGGTACACTTAGTACTGGCGAGCTTATATTTTCACCTTGGACCCTTCCCATTAACCCGTTATATTTCATCAGTTACAATCTCAAGGAAAACATCGCCAAGAAAGTTGTGGTTGAAGAACTTGAAGAACCCTATGTTTCTCGCGAAGTCTATTTTGATCATGTAGAGAGTCCTATGTTCTGTCAAATGTAA
- the LOC106340977 gene encoding neuropeptide-like protein 32 produces MSSMKAFLYFLFFLHLQHYFFQATSRSTTRLATAGADPSHVNLRVQSVESEHDGNAFADKAAELAVVVKKGGGGGGHGGGGRGGGGRSSGGGGRGVYPGFGVGGGSHHHGGNRSSGYRKSVSVRLGLSTLLGLVLGF; encoded by the coding sequence ATGAGTTCTATGAAAGCATTTCTATACTTTCTATTTTTTCTCCATCTCCAGCACTACTTTTTTCAAGCCACCTCACGATCTACTACACGTTTAGCCACCGCTGGCGCTGATCCAAGCCATGTCAATCTTCGGGTCCAGTCAGTTGAGTCAGAACATGACGGTAACGCTTTTGCTGACAAAGCAGCGGAACTAGCTGTCGTTGTTAAGAAAGGCGGTGGCGGAGGTGGACACGGCGGAGGTGGACGTGGCGGAGGTGGACGCAGCTCTGGTGGAGGAGGACGAGGAGTGTATCCAGGTTTTGGAGTAGGTGGTGGATCGCATCACCACGGTGGTAACCGTTCAAGCGGCTACCGGAAAAGTGTTAGCGTTCGGCTAGGTTTATCGACTTTACTCGGTTTAGTTTTGGGTTTTTAG